One segment of Niabella beijingensis DNA contains the following:
- the rpiA gene encoding ribose-5-phosphate isomerase RpiA, producing the protein MNDQEKINAALKAVSFVTGGQIVGLGTGSTAYFAICEIGKMVREGLQIQAIPTSEATRQLAIEWQIPLADINTVQQIDITIDGADEFTRDLQLIKGGGGALLREKIVASITTTQIIIADGSKEVEQLGAFKVPIEVIPFAVNAVTKRLHLLKGNATLRHKNGNAFQTDQGNFILDVDFGLINAPAALAKELDHITGIVEHGLFIDLAAMVICGKGDALEIYEAAKK; encoded by the coding sequence ATGAACGACCAGGAAAAAATCAATGCGGCATTAAAGGCCGTATCCTTTGTAACGGGCGGGCAAATTGTTGGACTGGGAACGGGTTCCACCGCCTATTTTGCCATTTGTGAAATAGGTAAAATGGTTCGGGAGGGCTTGCAGATACAGGCCATTCCCACATCGGAGGCAACCCGGCAGCTGGCAATAGAATGGCAGATCCCGCTGGCAGACATTAATACTGTTCAGCAGATCGATATTACCATTGACGGGGCAGACGAATTCACCCGCGACCTGCAACTGATCAAAGGCGGCGGTGGTGCGCTGCTGCGTGAAAAAATTGTAGCGTCCATTACAACCACCCAGATCATCATCGCGGATGGTTCCAAAGAGGTGGAACAATTAGGGGCTTTTAAAGTTCCGATAGAAGTAATCCCCTTTGCGGTGAATGCGGTAACAAAACGGCTGCATTTACTCAAAGGCAATGCCACATTGCGCCATAAAAACGGGAACGCATTTCAGACAGACCAGGGTAATTTTATTCTTGATGTCGACTTCGGACTGATCAACGCCCCGGCCGCATTGGCAAAGGAGCTGGATCATATCACCGGGATTGTAGAACATGGTCTGTTTATAGACCTGGCTGCAATGGTCATCTGCGGCAAAGGAGATGCCCTGGAGATCTACGAGGCCGCAAAAAAATAG